In Candidatus Binataceae bacterium, the following proteins share a genomic window:
- a CDS encoding RNA-binding protein: MPKVYVGNLAGSVTSRDLAAHFSRAGEVLNALAIKDKVSGVCRGFGFVEMAELADVAVAISLLNNSKLNGQSIKIEFDPSLKNGKARNRAVAARVTER, encoded by the coding sequence ATGCCTAAGGTGTACGTGGGCAATCTTGCCGGCTCGGTTACCAGCCGCGATCTTGCTGCGCATTTCTCGCGCGCTGGAGAGGTGCTGAACGCACTCGCGATCAAGGACAAAGTGTCAGGAGTGTGCCGCGGTTTCGGATTCGTCGAAATGGCGGAGTTGGCGGACGTCGCGGTCGCGATCAGCCTGTTGAACAACAGCAAGCTCAACGGCCAATCGATAAAAATAGAATTCGATCCTTCACTCAAAAACGGCAAGGCGCGAAATCGGGCTGTGGCAGCGCGGGTTACCGAACGATAG
- a CDS encoding RNA-binding protein — MPSKLYVGNLAYSVSNDDLRDLFSQVGQVQSATVITDKFSGQSKGFGFVEMTTAEEITSAIQRFNDTELKGRNIKVNEARPRESNFGGGGRNGNGGSRNRW; from the coding sequence ATGCCCAGCAAACTGTACGTGGGTAACCTGGCTTACTCGGTTTCCAATGATGATCTCCGTGATCTGTTCTCACAAGTCGGTCAGGTTCAGAGCGCGACCGTGATCACCGATAAATTCTCGGGTCAGTCAAAGGGCTTCGGCTTCGTCGAGATGACGACGGCGGAAGAAATAACCAGCGCCATTCAACGCTTCAACGATACCGAACTGAAGGGTCGAAATATTAAAGTAAATGAAGCCCGGCCGCGAGAATCGAATTTCGGCGGTGGCGGGCGCAATGGCAATGGAGGCTCGCGCAACCGCTGGTAA